The sequence CTTCTACAACTAAGTTCCCATCTTTAAGGACCACTACTTTATCACTATATTTTGCTGCTTGGCTTAAATCATGTAAAACCATAATAACAGTAAGCTTTAACTCTTTATTTAATTTCTTAACCAGTTCCATAACCTCTAATTGATGACAGATATCTAAATATGTTGTAGGCTCATCTAATAAAAGTATTTTAGGTTGCTGAGCTAGTGCCATTGCAACCCATACCCTTTGTTTTTCTCCACCTGATAATTCTACAACTCTTTTATTTCTAAATTTATTAATGGAGGTTTGATCCATAGCCCATTGGATAATCTCTTGATCTTCTTTGTTCCTGGTTTCATACCATTTTTTATGTGGCATTCTTCCATAATAAATTAAATCTTCTACCGTTACATCTTCAGGTGTTCTATTGTATTGAGAAAGCGAAGCCATTTTTTTAGCTACTTTTTTCACATTC comes from Natranaerovirga pectinivora and encodes:
- a CDS encoding ABC transporter ATP-binding protein; the protein is MIETKNLCIGYDHKIIVNDFSFGVEEGNIVSIIGPNGSGKSTILKTISRFLKQRDGAVFLDKEDMSLLNVKKVAKKMASLSQYNRTPEDVTVEDLIYYGRMPHKKWYETRNKEDQEIIQWAMDQTSINKFRNKRVVELSGGEKQRVWVAMALAQQPKILLLDEPTTYLDICHQLEVMELVKKLNKELKLTVIMVLHDLSQAAKYSDKVVVLKDGNLVVEGEPSKVLTRELIRDVYNVDVFIKKDVTDEFIIHPVGVCKECEMRCINNEHKIAVV